A region of the Lysobacter sp. K5869 genome:
GCACCGTCAGCGGCGCCACGCCTTGACGCAGCGCCGTTTCCAGCAACAGCGTCACAATCGCCAAGTCCAGCGGCTCGTCGTCCGGCAAGAACATCCACGCGCGGCGGCGGATGACGTCCAGCGAGTTCAATACCTGCAGTTCTTCGCTTGCGTCGTGCGTTCCCTCGTCCGACATTGCGGCCTCCTTCCACCCATCGCGAATCCAGCGCCGATGATCGCAATGACATAGCGGCCGGCACTGTGCCGAATCCGCCGGCAACGCCACTTCGCCATCGCAAGCCTAACCGTATACGGGTCGCGCCGGCCGAACGCTCGAACGTCCCGTTTCCCGACCCGCAACGACGGCCGCCGCCCCTGAATGCGGACCCCAGACCACCGCAAGCCAGCGATATACTCCTCTCAATCGCCGGGGGGCGCATAGCCATGAACATGCAGGAACCGAAACTGCAGGCGTTCTCCGAGCGCCTGTTGAAAGTGATCGAAACGCAGACCGAGATCGCGCGGCTGGGGTTGGACCTGGGCGGCGTGATGGATTTGGTGGCGCATCGCGCGCAAGGCCTCACCGGCGCCGTCGGTGCGGTGGTCGAATTGGCCGAAGGCGAAGAGATGGTGTATCGCGCCGCGGCCGGCATCGCTCAATCCAGCCTGGGCATGCGCCTGCGCCGCGCCGCCAGCCTGTCGGGGCATTGCGTCGCGCAAGGCCGGCCGCTCAATTGCGAAGACTCCGAAACCGACGACCGCGTCGATCGCGCCGCCTGCCGCGCGGTCGGCTTGCGTTCGATGATCGTGGTGCCGCTCAAGCATCACGACACCGTGGTCGGCGTGCTCAAGGTGATGTCGCGCGAGCCGACGTCGTTCGACGACGACGATCTGCGCGTACTCGACATGATGTCGGGCCTGATCGCCGCGGCGATGTACCACGCCGCCAAGTACGAAACCAACGAGCTGTTCTATCAGGCCACCCACGATGCGCTGACCGGCCTGCCCAATCGCGCGCTGTTCTACGACCGCTTGCGCCACAACCTCGCGCAAGCGCATCGCGAATCGCGCCGCGTCGGCATCCTCAATCTGGACATGGACGGGCTCAAACCGGTCAACGACCAGCTCGGCCATCGCGCCGGCGACGCCGCGATCCGCGAATTCGCCGAGCGCATGAAGCTCAGCGCGCGCACCGGCGACACCGTCGCGCGCGTCGGCGGCGACGAGTTCGCGGTCATTCTACCGCGCATCGAGCACCGCGAAGGCGCGTTCGCGCAGGCGCAGCGCTTGGCGCAAGCCCTGCGTTTCGGTTTCGAGTTCGAGCAGCGCGCGATCGCGCTCGACGCCAGCATCGGCTGCGCGATCTATCCCGACGACGGCGAAGATCTGAGCGAGTTGCTGGAGAAGGCCGATCAGGCCATGTACGACGTCAAGCGGTCGAAGAAAAGCTCGCGCGGCTGAGCCACGCGAGCGCTGCGCCGCCGGCGTTGTTCCCGCGGCGTCGGCGTTGCCGTTTCCCATTCGAGCGTTCTTCTTGCTGATCTTGCGCGAGTCATGCGCGGTCAATTGCGTCTCGCCGCGTCGCTGTTCCTCCGCGTCTTCCACATTCAACAGACGCGCCGCCACCATCGGTACGCGGTCGCGATTCGCTTCCGCATACCCGATAAATTCGTGCCGAACAGTCGCGCACGGGCACCAGTCCGCTGGTTCATGCGCACGCACTGCGTATCGCGCTGCATAGAAAAATCATATTTCCTGGGCCTATCCCCGTTGAGGGCGAGTTCGTAGCATTTCTCTGCCCGCGCTCGCGCCGAAAACCGTTGTCCCGGCGTCGACGCTGAGGACATCGGAATCACCGGCCCGCACGGCAGCGCGGCGAAATCCAACGGAACAGGAAGTTCTGCATGCATCGCATCGAAATCGAACTCGTCGCGCACTCCGCCCGGAACGAAACGGCTTCGCGGACGCCCACGCAATCGGGTGCCGGAGCCAGCGCGAGCTTCCTCCCGCCCGTGTCGCACCGCCCCATCGCGCCGGAGCGCGAATGCGAACCCGGCACCTCGGAGCCCCGCTTATGAAGACCGTCGCCCGGCTCGCCGCCGTTCTCGTCGCCGCCGCGCTCTGCGGCCCCGCGCTGGCCCAAAACGCCTGGGAAGTGCACGACCAGCACGCCAACGATCATCTGGCCGAAATCGAAAAGCGCATCGGCAGCGACGGCACCGTCAACGGCAACCTCAAGAAACTGACCAAGATCGGCGGCGCCAAAAAAAGCGGCGACGACGCCAAGGAGCCTGAGGAAAAGCTCGATGCGAAAGAGCCGAGCGCGCAGGTCAAGAAGAGCGTGGACGATCGCTGCCCGAACCCCGGCGGCGCGGCCGGCGCCGCGCAGCAGCAGTGGCAGCTGTGCCAGGAAATCGTCAAGACCGAACTGGCCCAATACAAGTACTCGATGACGATGTACGAACTGGCGCGCAAACGCCAAGAGCGCCTGCAAGAGATCGAGAACGACCGCTCCAACCTCGGCGGCGAAGACCAGGGCAAGCTCCAGGACAACACCAACAAGCTGCTGGCGCTGCTCTCGCGCATGGAAGTGGACCGTCAGCAGAGCCGCGCCTACATGGACGCCTACAGCGCGCGCCTGACGTATCTGCGCGCGGTGCGCGACATGCTCAGCAACGAGGTGCTGCGCGGCAAGGACAGCGGAGGCGGGGCCGGCGGCGCCGGCGGAGTGCCCAAGAAGATCGTCGCCGCGGTCGTCGGCATGGCGGCGATGAAGACGGCGTTGAAGAGCGCGGAATCGGTGCGCTTGTGCAGTCCCTGGATCCCGCTCGCCGCTGGCGAAACCTGCGTGAATCCCTAAGGAGACAGCGCATGTCCGAACTCTGCGTGGCGGCCTGCTCACTGTTCGATCTGCTCGATGGCCTGAGCGCCCAGTTCGAGAGCCTGGGGCAATGGATCTTCTTCAAGACCATCTTCGACCACCTCGATCACGAGATCCTGGTGTTCCGCGAGAACATGATGCACCGGATGACCAGCGTCATCGGCGCCGTCGCGGCCACCTTGGCGACGATGTGGATCGTCGCCCAGGGCTACCGGATCATGACCGGCCAGTCGCGCGAGCCGCTGATGGGGCTGGTGGTCGGCTCCTTGCGCGCCTTTCTCATCGTGACCGCCGCCGGCTCGGCGACCTTCGTCAGCGGAAACATCTACACGACCCTGGGGCACGACCTGCCGCGATCCATCGCCGTGGTGGTGACCGGCCGCGACGAAGACCCGGCCGAAACCATCGACGACGGCCTGACCAAGATGCAGTTGGCGATGGCCGCCATCGACGCGCTGCCCGCGCTCGACAACGCCGCCATCAAGGAAGACAAGGACCGCGCCCTGCTCATGACCGGCATCGGCGTGGCCGGCCCGGCGGTGATGGGCGGCGCGCTGTTGATGATGTACAAGTTCGCCGTCGCGCTGTTCATCGGCTTGAGCCCGCTGTTCATCCTCAGCCTGTTGTTCGAACGGACCAAGCCCATGTTCGGGCGCTGGCTCCAGTACGGCATCGGCACGATGTTCTCGATGGCGGTGCTGAGCTTCACCGTCACCGTCGCGATGAAGATGGTCGCCGCGGTCGCCGCGAACTTCGCGGCGCAATACCTGACGATGATGGCGCTGGGCGCGGGCGACTCGCCGGGCGTGAATACGATGGCGTTGCAGCAGGGCGGGCTGGGGATCTTCTTGACGGTGTTGATTCTTTCGGTGCCGCCGATGGCGTCCAGTTTCTTCCAAGGGGCGTTGGGGAATTTCACGCCGCAGTCGATTTTTGGAGCTAATGCTGCGGCCAACTCGTCCAGTCAGTCAGGCACGTCACCTCCGCCAATTCCGGGAACTCAATCGTCGGGCACACCCGCCAGCAACGGTCCCAGAGGCGCTCAACCGCCGATGAGTTCCGATACGAGCACCCGATACAAGCCAGACAACGTTCTACCCAATTCACATGCCAACGGTTCAGCCAGAAACACCATTCTTCCGCAGGACGCGATCAAAAAAGCGCATGAAACGGAAGGGAGTGCCAACACGTCTCCGTCCAACCAGAAATCCGACGTTCCTTCATCTCAATCACATCACGTGTCGCCATACCCAACGGATACGACGCCGAATCCGACAGGCAAGGGGCGCAGCTAAATATTGAAGTGGAACATATGAAATTCTCCAAGCCAATCTTGGTCGCTTCGCTCTTGGGGCTTGCTATGAAGGCAAATGCCTGCCCTCCCGGCTCGACCTTGCAACAAGGAGTCGGTTGGCAAATGTGCGTACCAATACCTGGAATGTCCGGGGCCGCGCCCCAGCCTTCGCCCTCCGTCGCTCCGGCATGGGCGACTCGGTGGGGCGCGATCGCCATTGACATGGTCGGCGGCGGCGTTGGAATCGGTGCCGCTAGGGGAATGAGAAAAGAGCGGCAAGCCACAAACGCAGCCATCCGATCTTGCAAGCAAAAAGGCGGCACACGGTGCACCGTTCAAATCACCTACCGCGATCAATGCGCGGTGGTCATTTCCGGCGACAAGGGCTTTGTCGTCAGCAATGCTGCCTCGGTAGAAGAAGCAACTCGCATCGGGACGGATAGATGCAACACCGAGGGCAATACAAATTGCAGCCTGTATTTTTCCGATTGCAGCTTTCCAGAAAGAGTTCGGTAGCCTGCAAATGATGAGACGCCAAGACCACGAAATACGTGATTTAGCAGCGACATGAAGCATTCGTCCTGGGCAGCATCGCTACTGCTTTTATCGACGCAAAACTTCGCCTGTCCTCCTGGCGATTGGCTGCAACAAGCCCCTCAGCGCCGCCGCAGCACTCCAAGGAAGAACCCCATGGCCCTACCTCGCCACGCCGCCATCCTATCGCTCGCGCTCCTCGCGCCTTCCGCCATCGCCCACCTACTCCCACCCGGCGTGTACGCCACAGTCCCCTACAACAACAACCCCTTCCTGTTCTGCACGCTCGGCATGCCCCAGGACGGTTGGGTCGCGGTCGATTGGCGCACCGGCTCCTGGAAGCCGATCACGCAGTATCCGAACCTGCGTTGGGTTCCCACCTACGCATACATCTGCCCTGCCGCCAACCGACCGGCCGGTGGCGGGACGCCGTACCGGCCCTCCGATTCGGCGACGCAGTCCTCATGAGCCTGCGCGATCCCGAGGTCGAATCCGGCGAGCCCAAACTCGAGGGCTTGCGCGCGAACCTCCGCGCCACGCACGAGAGCGGCCGCGCCGGCGTCTTGTCCTTGGCGTTGGCGATCGCCACCGCATTCGCGGCCCCGCGATTGGGGTTGACTTGGCTTACACCCGTCGCCGCCGTCGCGATCGCGGTTTCGATCGCGTTCCATTGCCGCGCCGCTTGGCTGGCGACCCGCTTCGCCATGGCGAGCCTCGCCTGCTTGAGGAAACGCGAGGACGCCGCGCCGCTGCCCGAGCGGAACTGGCTGCGCCGGTTCGCTCGAACCCGCGCCACCGCCGCGATCGTCGCCTGGATTCTCGTCGGCTTAGTGACGCTGCTGATTTTTCCGCTCGCGATGGTCTACGCGGTCCCGGCGATCCTGAAAGCCTACGGCCTGGTCCTGCTCATGTCCGCCCTGCGCCTGGTCTACATGGCAATGGTCGACCGCCGGTTCCTGCGCGAGTTGAGCGAACGCTCGCGCGATGCCGAGGGGCCGGACGTGATCGCGATGTAAACCGCGGCGTCGGCGGGTCGACCGACTGCGCGTTCCGCGGTCTGGGCGATGAGACAGCATCCCCGCACCGCGCCGGTCGGGTCGCTCTCGCCGCAGCGCCCTGGTTGCCGCCGCATCGCGACGCCAGCCTGCCCTCGACCGCACGAGCGAACGGCCGCGTTCGCTACCGGATTCGCAGAATCCATCGAGCGACCGACTCGCGCCCAGCCCACCCTACGAAGCCCACCGACTTCGCCGCCCCCACGAGCGCGGCTCGCGCAACCGCCGGTCCCCGGCCCTACCCACCCTCGGCCGCACCGACGCTCGGCATCGCCCGTCCTCGACACCGCGCCGATTCGCCGCGCTCCCCCCCCCCCCCGCGCCCCGTTGCGCAAACTTCGCGCCCCCACCCCTGCCCATCCCGGTTTCGCTCCGCCTGAGCCCCGCTCGGTCGCGCTCCGCGGGCTTCCGTCGCGCCCCCGCTTCCCTTGCGGCCGCGGATCACTATCCTGCGCAACAAGCCACCGACGGACCGTCCGCGTGATCCGCAACCTCCTCTTCGTCGCCCGACTCGCCGCTGCCTGGTTCGGCGCGTTCGTGTTGCTCGGGCTGATCGCCTCGGCCATGCCGGTCTTGGATCGCCTGGATCAGGGGCCGTTGTTCATCGTCGCGATCCTGGTGTCGATCTACGTCGCCAGCAAGGCGTTCTCGCATCTGCGCCGGGTGCGCCTGATCGCCGGCCACGTCGATGCGACCACGCGCTCCAACCGCCAGCGCCGCCAGATCGAGGTGCCGTTCGAGGTCGAGGAGACCTTCGACCTGCTCGACGCCGCGATCCGCGAACTGCCGCGGGTGGAGGACGTGGAAAGCGCGCGCGACAGCCTGCAGATCCGGGCCAAGGTGCAGCGCTCCGATCAGGCCTGGTCGCTCGACGTGCAGGGCGCGGACCCCAACAACTGGAAGTACGGCCGCGCCCGCAACCAGATTCAGGCCACGGTCGATTCCGGCGCCGACGGCAGCCGCATCACCCTGATCTGCGAACCCGAGATCGGCGCCTGGAGCGATTGGTTCTGCGTCGATCAGGGCACCAACCTGGAAAACGCCGAAGCCCTGCTGCGCGCCGTCGCCCGGCGCATGGCCGAGCGCCGCCGCGGCGAACGCGCCGACGCCGCGCGCACCGCCACCGAAAAGGAACTCGCGGTCGCCAAACTGAGCCTGCTGCACGCCCAGGTCGAACCGCACTTCCTCTACAACACCTTGGCCAGCGCGCAGTACCTGACCCGCCACGACCCGCCGCGCGCCGACGAAATGCTCGGCCACCTGATCGAATTCCTGCGCCGCTCGTTGCCGCGCACCGAGGACGCGCTGTCCACGCTCGGCGACGAACTGGAACGTTCGCGCGCTTACCTGGAAATCCTCAAGCTGCGCATGGGCCAGCGCCTGCAAACGCAGATCGACGTGCCCGAGGAACTGCGCGCGCTGCCGCTGCCGCCGATGATCCTGCAGACCCTGGCCGAGAACGCGATCAAGCACGGCCTGGAACCCAAGCCCGGCGGCGGCACGGTGTGGATCCGCGCGCGCGGCGGCGAAGCCGGCGTGTCGATCACCGTCGCCGACGATGGCATGGGCCTGAACTCGCTCAATTCCGGCAGCGGCATCGGCCTGAGCAACGTGCGCGAACGCTTGCGGCTGGTCTACGGCGACCGCGCGCAGTTGTCGATCGTGGCCAATTTCCCCAGCGGCGTCGCCGCCACCATCGTCGTGCCGGCCGCGTCCGGCGAGGAGCGCGCCCGTGTCTGAGTCCACTACGCACGACGGCGCCGCGCCGACCGCGTTGATCGCCGAGGACGAAACGCTGCTGCGTCAGGCCTTGGTCGAAGCGCTGCGCGAAGCCTGGCCGGAGCTGCGCATCCTCGCCGAATGCGAGGACGGCGCGCAGGCGCTGGAAGCGCTGGCCGAACACCGTCCCGACGTCGCCTTCCTCGACATCCGCATGCCCGGCCTCACCGGCCTCGACCTCGCCGCGGCAGCGACCGAAGTCAGCCCCGCGACCCAGGTCGTGTTCGTCACCGCTTACGACCAGCACGCCATCGACGCGTTCGAGCACGGCGCGGTCGATTACCTGCTCAAGCCGGTCACCGTCGACCGTCTCGCGGTGACCGTGCGTCGCCTGAGCGCGCGCCGCGCGCCCGGCAACGACCGTCAGGCCGCGCTGCGCGAGATCGCCAAGCAACTGGCCGCGCGCCGGCCGGCGCAGGAAGACAAGCCGGGCCTGACCTGGATCACCGCCAGCGCCGGCCGCGAGACCCGCCTGATCCTGGTCGACGATGTCGTCTATTTCCGCGCCGACAACAAGTACACCACGGTCGTCACCGCCGAAGGCGAAGCGCTGCTGCGCACGCCGATCCGCGAACTGCTCGACCGCCTCGACGGCGAACGCTTCAAGCAGATCCACCGTTCCACCATCGTCAACCTCAAGGCCATCGCGGGCATCGTCCGCGACGACAGCGGCAAGGGCACCGTGCGTCTGCGCGGACGGCCGGAGACGCTGAGCGTGAGCCAGACCTTCATGACGCTGTTCAAGAGCATGTAGCCGGGCCGAACCCGGCGCCTGCGAAAACCGCACCGCCCGAACCACCTGCCGGCGCCGCAAGCGCCGGCGCCCCGCCCGCGCCGCACCCCGGCGCGTGCGCCCGCGCGCGCGTTCGCGCCGGGCCGCCACCATCGCGCCGCCGCGGCGCGCCACGCACCAAGGAGTCGGACATGCGTAACCTGATGGCCCTGCTGTACTACCTCTGCGCGCTGTTCGGCTGCAGCGTCGGCGGCACCAGCATCGAACACCACACGGTCGTCGACGGCGTCGACATCGTCGACAGCCGGGTAAGGATCAGCGAGCGCATCGCGCGGTTCGAGTGCAGGAGCAGCCGCAGCGGACAGTGCCATTACAGCCTGTTCCGCGGCGACTGCCCCGCGGCCGCGCCGGCGGCCGGCGCGGCGCGGGATCCGCGCTGCGCGCAGCCGCCGCAGGAAAGTTTCGCCCTCGACGCGGGCGCGACGCGCGAGATCGTCGGCGTCGCGCCCGGATTCAAGGTGTGCGTGAGCGACGACGAGGCCGCCGTGGGCGCGGATTGCAAGCCGCGCGGATCGTGACGCCGATCAGCCGCTCGCGGCCCAGCGTTCGGCCAAGGGACGGGTATGTTTGCTGCAGCGCTCGGGATCGATGTCCCAACGGCCTTCGGCGTATTTGATCGGCCAGAACATACCGTGATCGAAAATCCACGAGCAGCGCGTGATCGGCGGATCGTACCAGCCGGCGATCCGGGTGGGTCTGATCTCCTGTGCCGCCATATGCTCGTACAACGGTTGCATTCCGTCGTCGGGTTGCCAGTGGCGATTGGCGCGGGCCTGCTCGCGCAGGCAATGGCGCAACAGTTTGCCCGCGCGTTGCGCGGTCGCGGCGATCGCGTCGGGGCGTTCGTCGTCGTCCCAACTGCGCGCCAGCGCGCGCTTGCTGTCGTCGGACAATTCGTCCCACCAGCGGCGCGCGGCGGGGTCGGCGGAAACGGAATAAGGTGCGGGGATCGAGGTCATAACATCGCTCCTGTCGGAAGAGGAATCCAAACGGCATCGGCTCGAAGTCTTGAACCTACAAGGCCCACCACGATCCCGACGCCAGAATTCCGGTCTCGGTCGGCTCACGCCCCATGCGCGTCTCGGGCAACGCGTTGTCCCAACAGTCGCCCTGATCCAGTCTCCGGCCGGAAATGTCCGCATGTCCGACGTGGTACTCGTACAGATCCTGCATCCCCCAGCTCCAGCCCGCCGGTTCGACGCAAGGCAGGCACGCCGCCGCCCCGCGCCGCAGCAACTCCCGCGCGATCGGATCGCGCGGCTGTTCGTACTCCATCACCCAATCGTTCAAGTAATCGGCGGTCCTTCGCGCGATCCGCCGCAACGGATCGGCGCGCTCGTCGTCGGCCCAACTGCGCATCAGCGCGTCGCGATTGCGCCCGGACAAGCTGACCCACCAGCGCTGGGCCAATGCGTCGGCGGTAACGGCATAAGGTGCGGGAATCGAAGTCATCGTCGCTCCTGTCGTGTTGCGGAAAAAACGGGATCGCCGCCTCGCGTCTCATCAATCGATACCGTCCCAAGCGTCTGGAACGACAGCGAGAAGATTCGGCGCGGAGTGCCAGCATAAGCGGAGCCGGACATCGAACCGCCAGGAATGCCGCAGAGGCGGCGCTCGATCCAACCGATACTCGTAGTAATCGCGCTCGCTCCAATGGCGCGGGTCTTCGTCGCGTACGCGGGGTTCTCGGCGCGACGAACGCTGGATTTCGCGGGAAAGCGCGCGACCGGTTTCGATAGCTCGATCGCGCGCCTCATCGCGCACGCGGCTGCGCACCAGTTCCGACCGCTGCGTGCGCGACAGCGCCCGCCACCAACGACGCACTTCCAGCGAATACCCGAACTCGGACAAAACCGACGGCATCGACGCTCCTTTCCGCGCGCCGCGCAACGGCGCCGGTATCGACGTGGATGGAAGAAAGACCGAAGCGGACCGCGGACCCGGCGGCCTCCCCAGGCGGCCGGTGCGAAAACGAGCCGGCATGGTACGCCTGCGCGGGCGGATCGGCGCATCGCCCCGCGCCGGCGCTTCAGCGCGGGTCGCGGCGGCCTGAGGTATGATGGCGTCGCTCTCGGAACAGAACTCGTGGGTTTGCGACCCGCCTACAGGCCGCTTCGGCCGCTTATTCCCAGGGTGCGGTCCGCTCCGCCAGCCAGCGCTCCAGCGCCGGCGCATCGCTCAGCGCGAACAGATGGCCCCAGGGCCAATCCACCAGCAACAACTCCCCGGACTTGGGCAACGCACGCAGCAACGCGGCGATGGCCGGCGCCTGCTCCGGCGCCCAGCGCTCGTGCGAGAGCCACAAGGCCTCGATCCGCCCCTCGCGATGGTCGGCGAACAAGGCGAAATCGTGTTCGCCCCAGGCGCGCAACATCGGGCAAGGCGTGCGCGACGAGGAATAACCGGTCCAGACCTCGGCATAGGCGGGAAAACGCGCGGCCGCCGCCGCTTCGACCG
Encoded here:
- a CDS encoding sensor domain-containing diguanylate cyclase, which translates into the protein MNMQEPKLQAFSERLLKVIETQTEIARLGLDLGGVMDLVAHRAQGLTGAVGAVVELAEGEEMVYRAAAGIAQSSLGMRLRRAASLSGHCVAQGRPLNCEDSETDDRVDRAACRAVGLRSMIVVPLKHHDTVVGVLKVMSREPTSFDDDDLRVLDMMSGLIAAAMYHAAKYETNELFYQATHDALTGLPNRALFYDRLRHNLAQAHRESRRVGILNLDMDGLKPVNDQLGHRAGDAAIREFAERMKLSARTGDTVARVGGDEFAVILPRIEHREGAFAQAQRLAQALRFGFEFEQRAIALDASIGCAIYPDDGEDLSELLEKADQAMYDVKRSKKSSRG
- a CDS encoding type IV secretion system protein, with the protein product MSELCVAACSLFDLLDGLSAQFESLGQWIFFKTIFDHLDHEILVFRENMMHRMTSVIGAVAATLATMWIVAQGYRIMTGQSREPLMGLVVGSLRAFLIVTAAGSATFVSGNIYTTLGHDLPRSIAVVVTGRDEDPAETIDDGLTKMQLAMAAIDALPALDNAAIKEDKDRALLMTGIGVAGPAVMGGALLMMYKFAVALFIGLSPLFILSLLFERTKPMFGRWLQYGIGTMFSMAVLSFTVTVAMKMVAAVAANFAAQYLTMMALGAGDSPGVNTMALQQGGLGIFLTVLILSVPPMASSFFQGALGNFTPQSIFGANAAANSSSQSGTSPPPIPGTQSSGTPASNGPRGAQPPMSSDTSTRYKPDNVLPNSHANGSARNTILPQDAIKKAHETEGSANTSPSNQKSDVPSSQSHHVSPYPTDTTPNPTGKGRS
- a CDS encoding histidine kinase, with protein sequence MIRNLLFVARLAAAWFGAFVLLGLIASAMPVLDRLDQGPLFIVAILVSIYVASKAFSHLRRVRLIAGHVDATTRSNRQRRQIEVPFEVEETFDLLDAAIRELPRVEDVESARDSLQIRAKVQRSDQAWSLDVQGADPNNWKYGRARNQIQATVDSGADGSRITLICEPEIGAWSDWFCVDQGTNLENAEALLRAVARRMAERRRGERADAARTATEKELAVAKLSLLHAQVEPHFLYNTLASAQYLTRHDPPRADEMLGHLIEFLRRSLPRTEDALSTLGDELERSRAYLEILKLRMGQRLQTQIDVPEELRALPLPPMILQTLAENAIKHGLEPKPGGGTVWIRARGGEAGVSITVADDGMGLNSLNSGSGIGLSNVRERLRLVYGDRAQLSIVANFPSGVAATIVVPAASGEERARV
- a CDS encoding LytTR family DNA-binding domain-containing protein codes for the protein MSESTTHDGAAPTALIAEDETLLRQALVEALREAWPELRILAECEDGAQALEALAEHRPDVAFLDIRMPGLTGLDLAAAATEVSPATQVVFVTAYDQHAIDAFEHGAVDYLLKPVTVDRLAVTVRRLSARRAPGNDRQAALREIAKQLAARRPAQEDKPGLTWITASAGRETRLILVDDVVYFRADNKYTTVVTAEGEALLRTPIRELLDRLDGERFKQIHRSTIVNLKAIAGIVRDDSGKGTVRLRGRPETLSVSQTFMTLFKSM